TTTTTGCCGAAACCTCCGGTACATCCAGCAAAGCCAGGGTGTCGCCTTTCTTCACTGTTTGTCCTTCTGCTACATAAATTTTCAGTATCCTGCCGGTAACTTTAGGCGCAAAAGAAATGACGTCCTTTTTAGCTTTTCCTTCCACCCGGTCAGCATCCCGCTTTTTCGAAGCACAGCCTGCCAGTGCCAGTAAACCGATCAATAATATGCTGCTGGTTATTTTCATTTTATCGTAGTTAATTTTAGTAATCGTTGTAGCTGTCTGCATAAGTTAATATAGTTTATTAACATCCAGTTCCTGTGTCGACCGCATCATTTCAATAGCAGCTCTGCGCTGATTGAAGATCGCATTTTGATATTCCAGCTCGGCCGTCTCCAGGTCGTTTTCTGCATCTATCAGCTGAGTGGATTTGGACATACCATACCTGAACTCCTTCTCGGCCTGTACCAACGCATCACCGGCTATTTCCTGCTGCTTTTTCTTCAGCGCAATCTGCGCATTGGCGATATCATAATTAGATTGATTGTTGGCCTGGTTCAATGTGAGTTTACGTAATGCATCATACTTCTGATTCTCCAGCAACTCCTGGTCGATACGGGCAACTTCGATGGCATGTTTGCCTTCCCTGCCATCGAAGATCTCCCATTTGAATCCAACACCAGCCAGTACTAAAGGGAATATATTCAGATTCGTAGGCCGCCAGTCGAGCTTATGGCCAGGGTAACCAATTGCCGGGATAGGAGGGATGATGTTATCAGACGATTTAATCCTGCTGCCATAGAGACCGAAATACGCGGCGGATGCCATCAGCTGTACTTTTGGGATCCACCAGGTTTGTTCTGCTTTTATTTTATAGGCAGACGCATTAATACCGTGGTTCAATGCCCGGATCTCCGCGCGGTCTGCTATCGTTTTCTGAGGCACTGGCGGTGTCATGGGCACCAGTACAGGCTCAATAAGCCGAAGCCTGTTTTTGTCGATACCGGTCAATACCTCCAGTTGGGTCAGTAGCAGTTCCTTCTTCCCTTCATATTCCGCTACTTTAGCATCCAGTGTAGCTTGCGCTACTTCTATTTTTTTATGATCGTAGGGGGTGATGAGTCCATATCCCAACGCTTTGTCGGCCGTTTTACGGTTGGCATCCAATCTCTTTTTCGCTTCATCCAGCACGCGTTTCGACTGATGCACCAGTGCCAGCTGATCATATGCCCGCGATACCATCGCTACTACTTCATCACTCGTTTTTTCCAGCAATGTATTTTCAGACAATTTCTTTTCTCCCAATGCTTTGCTGAGATATTTTACTTTGCCACCGGAATGCAACAGCATTTTGGCGTCTGCCTTTGCCAGCCCCGAAAAACCCGATGCCGTAATGTTGTTGTTGTATTTACCTTCCGGGATATTCAGAAACGGCGCCAGGTTCAGCTCGGGAGATATAACGCGCGCAGTGGCATTCATGTAGCCCGCCATACCGCTTACTTCCAGCGTGGGGAGGTAAACATCTTTGAGTTTGTGCTGATCAAGACCGGTAAGTTTATTTTTGGTGATCTGACCCCGAAGGTCCGCATCCCGCACCATGGCACTGTCAAGCAATTCCCTGAAACCCGGCGCTGTTTGCGCCCGGCAATAGTTGTAAAACAAAAGTGAAAGGAGTAGGAAAGTCAGCTTACTTTTCATCGATAGCATATATTTTATTATATATAGATAGATACCACACGGGTGGTATCTTTAATACAAGTTCAGAATATCGTTTAGTTCCTCAGGCGTTAACCATATCTATAAAAAAGGTCATATATCCTGACTTTATAGTGTTCGTTTATTCAAATTAACACATAAAATAAACTAATGTTTGATTGCTCCTTTGATATCGATAAATTATATATGGTTTTATTTTTTATTCAATACGGGACTATAACGCTTCGTATAGCCGGTAGCGGGGGAAGGGGACTGCCTGGCATACTGCTTTTGACCGTGCCGCCGCAGCCATTGTTTAAGCAGCTCGGCGCATAGCAGGTAAACTATCACCAGTACAATGATGTAAAGAAGAATGTTCCAGGGAAGAGGTTTGAATCCAATGCTGCTACTGAAAGGAAGATAGGGAAGCAGCCATCCTGCCAGCAGGCAGCCGGATACGCTTATCGCCAGCTGAGGCGCGGGTTTGCTTTGAATAAACGGCAGCTGTTCTGTACGGATGATGAAAACAACAAGTACCTGTGTAGCCAGGGATTCCATGAACCATCCTGTTCGGAATAATTCCGGTCCAACTGCAAAATAACCGTGTAATAAAAAGAAAGTGAGCAAATCAAATGCAGAGCTGAGCAGGCCAAACAGGATCATGAAACGCCGGATATCTTTCATATTCCAGCTTTGTGGGGTAAGGATATATTTTTTATCAACATGATCGGTGGGGATAGTAATCTGGGAGGTGTCGTACAAAAAATTGTTGATAAGTACCTGAACCGGCAACATGGGCAGGAACGGAAGAAACAGGCTGGCAGCAGCCATAGAGAACATGTTCCCGAAATTGGAGCTGATGCCCATTCTGATGTATTTCATGGTATTACCAAACGTTTTCCTGCCTTCCAGTATCCCTTCTTTCAGTACCAGCAGATCTTTGCGGGTAAGAATAATATCGGCCGCATCCTTGGCTACTTCTGCTGCACTGTTGACGGTAATACCAATATCAGCGGTCTTTAATGAAGGCGCGTCATTTATACCATCTCCCATATAACCTACTGCCCGGTGCTTTTTTTTCAATACCTGGATAATCCTGTTTTTCTGTTCAGGCGCAAACCTCGCAAAGATAGTTGTATCGGATATCCGTTGAAGTAATGCTTCATCACTGAGACCATCTGTTTCCACACCTGTTATCATACCCTTTACCGGCAAACCAATCTCCCCGCAGATATGTTGTGTAACCAGGTGATTGTCGCCGGTAATAATTTTCACTTCAACTCCCATGTTTTGCAAGGCGTTTATAGTATCCGCAACAAACGGTTTGGGTGGATCCCTGAATATAGCGAATCCGGATAATTGCATATCCTGCTCATCTTCCTTTACATATCTTTCACTTGCCGGTACATTTCTGACAGCTACGGCAAGTGCCCGGAACCCTTCACTGCTAAGGTTTTCATAAAGTAAATGCGCCTGCTCGCGTAACTGCTCATCCATGATGCAATGCTTCATTACTTCATCCGGTGCTCCTTTGCAGATCAACTGGTACCTTCCGTCGTCTGATACTACCACACTCAAACGCTTGCGGGAAAAGTCAAAAGGGATTTCGTCTTCTTTTTTAAAGGAAGTAATGTCGGGCTGGCTATAATGCAGAATAGCATCATCCAGCGGGCTATGGATACCGCTCTGGTAATAACTGTTCAGGTAAACATATTTAAATACTTCCGTTGATTCCTGGTTATGCAGATCTATACATCGCACCAGCGCTATTTTATCTTCGGTAATGGTGCCGGTTTTATCAGTACACAATACTTCCATACTTCCGAAGTTTGGTATGGCAGTGATGTTCTTAACGATCACTCCTTTTTTAGCCATATGAACAGCTCCCTTCGCCATCGTAACACTCATGATCATCGGGAGCAGTTCCGGCGTGAGACCTACAGCTACTGCCACTGCGAACATAAGAGATTCCAGCAGGTTGTGTTTGGAAATAGCATTGACGAGAAAGATAAACAACACCAGAAGAAGGGTTACTTTCATAATCAGATAACCGAAATCGCGGATACCCCGGCTGAAATCCGTTTCTATAGGACGTTGTATCAGCTTTTCTGCAATTTTTCCAAACTCACTTTCTTTGCCTGTTACTACAACCACCGCCTGTGCTACGCCGGATATGACATTGGATCCCATGAATACGGTATTATTTAAGGAACTTAGTCCATCGGCCGTTTCTGTTAATGGATCGCTTGTTTTTTCTGCCGGAAATGATTCTCCTGTAAGCGACGATTGATTTACAAAAAGATCTTTTGCTTCCAGCAGGCGGGCGTCGGCCGGAATAATCTTACCGGCGTTGAGCCGGATGATGTCGCCCGGGCACAGGTCTTCCGGAAACAGTTCCTGCCAGCTTCCATCTCTAAGCACCTCTACTTTGTTCCGTATACTATTCTTCAATGCAGCTGCGGCATTACGCGCATCATGTTCCTGCCAGTAGTCCATGCCAACACTGAGCAGCACGATAAAAATGATAATGATGGCGTTTATGGTTTCTCCCATAGAAAGAGAAATCATACCGGCTATCATCAGTATTATTACAAGTGGACTTTTAAAATGTGACAACAACTGGAGCCACTCTGCCGTCTTTTTTTTATCATCTATTGTATTAGGTCCATATAGATGAATACGTCGCCCGGCTTCTTCGGAAGTAAGGCCCTGCGTAGCGTCTGCCTTTAGCGCCAACAAAACGGAGCTGGTGTCGGCGGCGGCAATTTCATATATCAGGTTTTTTTCCCCTGGTTGCATATATGTGATATTAGAAAATCGTTCGGAATGATTTTTTAAAGCGCTCGCGACAAGCCTTTTCCAGTTCTTCCCTGTGATCGGGATGAGCGATGCTGATCAGCAAACGTGCTCTTTGTTCCAGGCTTTTGCCATACAGATTCACCACACCAAATTCAGTGACTACGTAGTGTACATGTCCTCTTGTTGTTACCACTCCGGCTCCCTGTTTCAGACTGGGCACGATACGGGAAATGCCTTTGCGTGTAGTGGAAGGCAATGCAATCACAGGTTTTCCACCTTCCGACAATGCGGCTCCCCGCATGAAATCCATTTGTCCGCCTATACCTGAATACTGATAGGTGCCAATAGAATCCGCACATACCTGCCCGGTAAGATCAATCTCTATAGCACTGTTGATGGCTACCACTTTGGGGTTTTTGCGGATGATATCACTGTCATTTACAAAGGAAACATCCATCAGGCTTACATAGGGATTGTTATCAACGAAATCGTAAACCTTTCGCGTTCCCAATATAAAACTGCTGACAATCTTTCCTCTTCTTATTTCCTTATGTTCATTGGTGATGATTCCTTTTTCAACCAGTGATACCACGCCGTCAGAAAACATTTCTGTATGTAAGCCCAATCCTTTATGATTGGTAAGCTGCTTCAATACTGCATCCGGGATGCTGCCAATTCCTACCTGGAGCGTTGCGCCATCGTCGATCAGCCCGGCAACATAAGCCGCAATTTTTTCAGAAACATCATTCGTTTCTGTTGCATAACTCACCTCCGGCAACTCCGTGCTTTGCCATACCATGGCGTCGAAACGGGAATGATGAATAACGCCGTCGCCCATCACCCGTGGCATTTGCGGGTTAACCTGGGCGATCACAATTTTTGCATTCCTGACAGCGCTGAAAGCAGCGTCAACAGAAGTGCCGAGCGTACAGTAACCATGTTCATCAGGCGGCGATACATGTACCATGGCAACATCCAGGGGAAGATATCCCTTTTCAAACAGATGCGGGATCTCACTCAGAAAGATGGGTACATATCCTCCGCTGCCATTATTCACCCATTCTCTTACATTGGCGGAAACAAACAGGGAATTCAGGCGGAAATGCTCCTGTACAGCCGGTTGGTTCCATTCTATATTTCCGTAGGTACTGATAGAGACCAGTTCTATATCGCTCAGCTGCCCGGCCTTTTTAAATAAGCCGTTTACAAGGAACAATGGTGTGGCTGCACTGCCATGAACGAAAACACGGTCGCCACTGCGCACCAGCGATAAAGCTTCTTCTGTTGTCTGATAGGAAATTTTTGACATAATAGTAATGAGTATTTTTGTACTGAGTTGTTATCAGGCACTTCCAGCCATTCCCGGATTTGCTGGTCAAAGTTCGGTCGCCGTTTTTGGATAGTTTATAACTATTGTCAGGATTTAAACTGATTTATCTCATTATTTGCGGGAAGCAGCCTGTATAATATTGCGTACCAAACGGAATTAAAGATGCAGACCTTGAATTCAATCCAGCCCCCACTGCCGCAAGGACTGGCGGGTAAAGACATCCCAGGCCTACAACAACAGTATGGCAAAAATGTTTTTGAAGCAACATCTTCACGTGGTTTATTCTTTATACTGAAAGATCTCGTACGGGAACCGATGTTTTTGTTATTGCTGTTTGCAAGCCTTCTTTATTTTATGCTGGGAAGCATTACCGAAGGCACAACGATGTTGGTGGCCATGATGCTGGTGAGTGCTGTTTCCGTATACGAGGGGGCCAGGAGCGAAAAGGCATTGGAGGCGCTGAAACAGTATACAGCTCCCAGCGTTTCGGTGGTACGCGATGGCATCCTGGAATCTGTGGCAACCAGCGAACTGGTACCCGGCGACCTGATCTTACTGCAGGAAGGGGACCTGATTCCTGCAGATGGCCAGGTCATAGACGCCAACGATCTGACCGTTGATGAGGCTATCATTACCGGAGAATCTTTCCCGGTGGAAAAGAATACCACACCCGAAAACAACCTGGTACTTCAGGGAACTACCATCAATGCAGGTAAATGTACCGTCAGGGTAACTACTACCGGAAGCCGGACGGTATTGGGCAAGCTGGGTAAAAGTATAGACGCCCCGCAAACTTCGCGGACGTTGCTGCAGGAACAGGTTAACAATACCGTACGGCGCCTGGCCGTATTTGGCGTGGCAGCTTTCCTGCTCATTTGCCTGGTGAACTACATTAAAAGTCATGATATCACAGGCAGCCTTTTGCTGGGACTGACATTGGCAATGGCTGCCATTCCTGAAGAAATACCCGTTGCATTTTCGTCATTCATGGCTTTGGGCGCATTTTATATGTCGAGGATGGGGATCATCTGCCGGCGGCCGCAAACAATAGAATACCTGGGTTCCATGAATGTGCTATGCCTCGATAAAACCGGTACTATCACGGAAAACCGGATGAATGTGGCCATGATATACGACTATAATGCTGATAAGCTTACTGACCTGGAACAGGAACAATTACAAAGTTCCCGCGTATTGTATTATGCAACACTGGCCTCGGAACACCCGGCATTCGACAGCATGGAAAAAGCAATTATCAATGCCTATGAACAGCAAAAGGATGTTGAATATATGCCCGCTATGATTCATGAATACCCGCTGGAAGGGCGTCCGCTGATGATGACGCATGTATATCCTTCTCCGCAGGGCGCCCTGGCAGCCGCAAAAGGAGGGCCGGAGCGGATTATGGCCGTTTGCCGGCTGGATCAGGCAACCATGGCCAGGCTTAACGGCATGCTGGCGGCCATGGCGGAAAAAGGATACCGGATCCTGGGTGTAGCCAGCGCCATGGCCGACAGGGAAAAATTACCAGCACACCAGGATGATTTCAACTGGAAGCTAGAGGGATTTATCAGCCTGTACGATCCGCCCAGGCAAAATGCCGCCCAGGCTATAAAGGACTTATATAATGCCGGTGTAGACGTAAAACTCCTTACTGGTGATTACCCGCGTACAGCTATTCATATTGCCGAAAAAACGGGTTTGAAAAATAGCGGGAATTATATATCTGGTGAAGAGATAATGAAGATGGAGGAAACGCAATTGCAGGAAACGCTGGTAAGAACAAACATTTTTGCACGCATGTTTCCTGAAGCCAAACTGAGAGTGATCAATGCCCTGAAAACAATGAACCTCATCACAGGAATGACGGGAGATGGTGTGAATGATGGCCCGGCGCTGAAAGCAGCCCATATCGGTATTGCAATGGGGAAAAAGGGAACAGAAATAGCAAGGCTCGCGGCCGACATGGTGATCACAGACGATAACCTGGCAAATATTCCCGAGGCAGTCAGGCAGGGACGAAGGATCAACAACAATCTGAAAAAAGCAATACGCTATATTATGTCCATTCACATCCCTATCATACTTACTGCCACTGCACCATTGCTGCTGGGATGGAAGTATCCTGTTATTTTTGATCCCATACATATTATTTTCCTGGAATTGATAATGGGGCCCACCTGTTCTTTCTTTTTTGAAAAAGAGCCGGTTGAAACAGCTGCCATGAAAAAGCCGGTCAGACGCCTTTCAGGGGGATTGTTTACTACCGGCGAAACCCTGATTACTATTGTACAGGGACTTGTGATCACTGTGGGAGTATTGGGGATTTATCACTATTTTATGAAAACAGCATCCCTTGAAGTCACCAGAACTGAGGTATTCATAACATTGGTAATCAGCAACATTTTTCTGACATTCGCGAACCGGTCCTTTACAGAAAATATCCTGCATACCATCAGGTACAGCAATAAACTGGCTCCACTGATTGTGGCAATCTCTATTCTTTTTATAGCGGCTATATACTTCATTCCGGTGTTGCGCGGTTTATTTGGAATAGCCGGAATTAGCCTGTCATGGTTCCTGATAGCCATGCTAACAGCCTTTATTTGCGTTTTCTGGTTTGAGATTTATAAGTCAATATTGTTCCGGAGAAGCAGGCCGTAAAACCGATGGCGCCCTACGAAAAGGCGCCATCGCAAATAAACAGTATTTTCTGCCCGAAGCCTGATTCAACAGGCGGGCTGCATTTTTATTCGTTGATAAGGATCACCTTTAACGCTTTTTTCGCAGCAGCATTTCCGAAGGTTTCATATGCATGGATGATATCGTTCAGTTTGAAGCGGTGTGTTACCAGCTTAAGGGCGTCGATCTTCCGGGCATTGACTGTTTTTAGCAACATGGGAGTAGTGACGGTGTCCACAAGCCGCGTGGTGATAGTGATATTCCTGGCCCACAGGTTCTCGAGGTGAATCGTGGCACTTTTGCCGTGCACACCCACATTGGCAATGGTACCACCCGGAGCCACCAGCAGCTGGCAAAGCTCGAATGTTGCCGGGATGCCCACTGCTTCAATAACGGTATCCACTCCCACACCTCCTGTCAGCTGCATCACTTTTTCTGCTGCATTCTCCTGACTGTTGTTGATTACCCTTGTGCCGCCAAATTGTTGGGCTACCTGCAAACGGTTATCGTCCGGATCTATCATGATAATTTCAGCCGGTGTGTAAAATTGCGCGGTAAGCAGGGCTGCCAGGCCAATGGGACCTGCACCTACAATGGCGACGGTGCTGCCAGGCTGCACTTTGCCGTTCAATACACCACATTCAAAGCCAGTAGGCAGAATGTCACTCAACATTACCAGCGCCTCTTCGTCAGCATTTTCCGGTATCCGGTACAAACTGGTATCGGCATGTGGAATCCGCACGTACTCCGCCTGTGTACCATCTATCAGGTGACCCAGTATCCAGCCTCCGTTTTCACAATGCGAATACATACCCCGTTTACAATAACTGCATTTTCCGCAGGAGGTAATACAGGAGATGAGCACATGATCTCCTTTCCTGAAATTCGTAACGGCCGTCCCTGTTTCTTCCACAATCCCAACACCCTCATGACCGAGTATACGGCCATCTGTAACTTCCGGCACGTCGCCTTTCAAAATGTGGAGATCGGTTCCACAGATGGTAGTTCTGGTGATGCGCACAACGGCATCAGTAGCCTCCAGGATGGATGGTTTCGGCTTTTCTTCCCAGGCTTTATTGCCCGGGCCATGATAAACTAATGCTTTCATATGATCGGTATTATCTGTCTGCAAACTACGTTTCCACCGGCCGGCTTTTTATGATCGTCATTAGGGGAAGGAATGATTGCCGTCATGATATGGAAATAGGAAGAAGGAATCTCAGGGGCATTTCAATAAATATGATCTCCTTTAATTAAATTCGCAATATCCCTTAATACATATTTATCCCTTCAGTAATGGAACAGGTTGCATTGATAAAGATCATTCAGGAAGATATAGTACTGCATAATGAGGATCACGGAACGAAACCCGGCGACATTTACGTCAGGCCCGCCTGGAAAGAGGCCTATTACAACCCTGCAAAAAAGACCGGCAACGGCGAGGTAATCGTAAAACCACTGGCGGTATGGATGGGGATACCATTCTATATTATTGCTATTATCACCATTGTGATTTTAAGCCAGCGGAATTACCTGATGTTACTGGTGCCTGCAGCAGCGGTAGCTGGCATACTTTTTTATGGACACCAGTATCCGGCGCCGTCAACGATTGTCAACGCTATAGGTATTACCTACAAGAACCGGACATTTAAATGGGCCGATCTCAATGGCGTCTTCATTGCTTCCTGGCTCAATGGGAGGCAGGCATATTTCGAACTGATACTGCTTCATACAGATGGCAAACTAATGTATATCCGGCTGCCCAGTGGATATTCTATGGCGGCATTAGGCACGGCTATACGCGATTTTCAACCCGCCGATTGGAAACCGCTTTCAAGAATGAAGAATTAGGAATGAAGAATTAAGAAACAGCGTGAAGATATTAGCGAGTAGTTATTCGCTAATATCTTCACGCTGTTTCTTAATTCTTCATTCCCAATTCCTCATTCTCAAAGGCTGTACGTCCAAATATCCCCGTTCCGCATCGTTATCTTCGGGCTGGTATACAACAATGTAGTGCCATCTGTATCATACACATAAAAATGGCCGGTTTCGATATTGGTGTTCATAAATAATTTAATCCTGTCGGGGCCGTAGGCTCTTTCTATGTCGCCCCACCTGGCTCCCGTGGCATCGCTGATGAAAATAACTTTCTTTTGCAGCCACTTGGCGTAAATAGCGTTATGATCCAATGTGGATACCGCGCCTGCACCGTAGAAGATTCCGTATAACCGGTTGTTGTTCGTAACGATACCGGCGGAAGTGATGTATTGGTCGCCCGTACCCTGGTTAGTGGTCAGCACCTGGCTGGCAGGGAAATTAACCGGACTGCTGCCAAGGCTGTACCTTACTTCTGTACCATTCATATGCATAACCATCAGGTAATAACTGCTACCTCCATACGTAAATTTCTTTACGTCCTGCGCTACTCTTCCTTCATTCAATACATCACCCGTGTAACTGAAATTAATCATATCGGAGCTGGTAGCATGGTGCACGGCGAAGGCATGTCCTGTACTGGTATAGTTGAAATCGTTGAAATAAAGGTGATATACGCTATTCTCAAGGTATACCACATTGGAGCCGTTTACATCGGCGTTGTTCCAGTTGGCATAGCCGCTCATATTAAGCAGGTAGGAGGCATTGCCGGCAGACGGTGTCCAGTTCACCCCATTCGGAGAAGTGGCATAAGCCGGTTTGTTCAGCGCCGGAGATCCGCCATAGGTCGTATAATACATCAGCCACGTGTTGTCCGGCTTCTTGATAACAGTTTCGTTATTAACGTGTATCATCACACCTTTGTCTATCATTAGCGCATGTGGATTGAAGGTAAGGAAGTTGTCGTTGCTAACGGTAACTGATATACGATCGTTGCCGCTGGTGGTACCATCCCAGCCGCCGAAATATACGTTCCAGGCCCCTCCGTTGCTGACTGCATTCGGTGCATAGATATTGCTGTTGCCTCCCGGCTGCGCGGATATGATTGGGTAACGGGCATCGTAGTTCCAGTTGCTCATCATATTCGGGTTGAATGATCCGGAGCCAACGTTGCGTATCTCATTCTGCTGGTAAGTATTGTCGTTACCCAAAAAAGTAAAATGGCTCAGCTGCGAATCATACCCGGCCCCGGCTTCAGCCAGCTGGAATACATAGTTGCCTACATCATCCTGTCCCAGTTTATTGGCAACAATACGTATACCGTTGGCATTAACTGTTGCGGGCAACGGCAGTATGATCCAGTCGTGCTGCGGGGTAGGGAAAGCCGTGTCTGATGCGGCCAGTATCCAGTTGGTACCATCAGACCAGTAAATATCGAAATTGACAGGAAACCCTAATGCGCCACTGGTATAATAGCGCGGATACAGTTTTATATAGTTCACGTTATGAAAACCGTTAAACCAGTAGGCGGCCCACTCCTGAACGTTGGCGGTGGAATGAGTGTTGGAGCTCCATATCGTGGTTTCATTCGTGTCCGCAAGCGCTGCTGCCGGCCATAATGCGGAAGAAGCGGCAACGCTGGTAACAGGTATATCGGTACTGCTGTAGGTGATAGCACCCACTAACATGCCCTTATTATTGGGGATACGTTCCAGGGTGGCTGTTTTCCTGCAGGCATTAAAGGCAATGAAAACTCCCGACAAACAAAGAAATAGACAGATTGAATTTTTCATAACTCAGAATTTTGGTTTATGCGCTAATAGTGAAATAGGCAGGGTGTGGAAAAAGATAAGGCACATTCCGGCATGCAAGTCCCTGCATCCTTTGCGGATGAATGTCAGAGCACTGTTCTCTATTTATTACGGCAGATGCGTTGCTGATAACAACGCGTAATGAATGTAGAAAGAATTGAGGGAATAACTGTCCTGTACTGTCCTAGTCGATCTTTGCCGTATATAGGGTTGTGGTATAATCAAACCTGATCTTCCCGTTTTCTTCATAACAATTGAACAACGCTGCCAGTTCCGCCAGCATGGCTGCACAATCTGCATCTTCTTCTGAAGGCAGAAAGGAGGTCGATAACAAACGGCCGCGCAGCTGCTCGTAGTCCAGCAGTTGCGTGTGCGTGAATGTCTGCCTGCAGTACCCGGACGATGAAAAAAATGAAGTATGCCTGTCTTCCGCTGCCAGGTCTCTGTTACGCGCTTCATAACCTCTTCCGAACCGGGCAATGATGCGCTCATAAGCAGCTGAAAAATCCGTTGATATATCACGTATATTCCATAACAACAGAATATGTGCATCAGGCCTGGCAATTCTCCTGAATTCCTGCTTCGCTTCCTGCTGCGCAAACCAATGAAACGATTGTCCCGCAAGGATAATGTTGATACTGTTATCGGGCAGGGAAGTGTTTTCTGCCGTGCCGTTAATACTATGAAATCTGTCATATCCCTGCAGATACTTTTCTGCTTCCGCTCGCATCGCGTCATTCGGCTCTACTCCGTAAACGGTATGACCGTTATCGAGAAACAACACAGATGAAATACCTGTGCCCGAACCGATATCAGCTACCTCCATCGCGCTATGCAGGCCAATAGCGGATGTCAGATGATCTATGATGGCAGCAGGATATCCGGGGCGAAACCTGGCGTAGTTGTTGGCGCGGTTCGTAAATCTGGTAGTATTGTTCATATTTGTTTGTATAACACCATCTGTTAATAAGGTTTCAGGAAATTGCCGGTTTGATTGAATGGATAGGTCAACAGCTTTATTTGTCTTTCATCAACTCAAATGTATATATAAGTTCAACACCACACAAAACAGAAATAGATAAGACAGAATTAACGATAATATTTTTTGCATATCAGAATTTTTCTTTTACTTTATAGGAATGA
The genomic region above belongs to Chitinophaga sp. 180180018-3 and contains:
- a CDS encoding zinc-dependent alcohol dehydrogenase family protein, with translation MKALVYHGPGNKAWEEKPKPSILEATDAVVRITRTTICGTDLHILKGDVPEVTDGRILGHEGVGIVEETGTAVTNFRKGDHVLISCITSCGKCSYCKRGMYSHCENGGWILGHLIDGTQAEYVRIPHADTSLYRIPENADEEALVMLSDILPTGFECGVLNGKVQPGSTVAIVGAGPIGLAALLTAQFYTPAEIIMIDPDDNRLQVAQQFGGTRVINNSQENAAEKVMQLTGGVGVDTVIEAVGIPATFELCQLLVAPGGTIANVGVHGKSATIHLENLWARNITITTRLVDTVTTPMLLKTVNARKIDALKLVTHRFKLNDIIHAYETFGNAAAKKALKVILINE
- a CDS encoding class I SAM-dependent methyltransferase gives rise to the protein MNNTTRFTNRANNYARFRPGYPAAIIDHLTSAIGLHSAMEVADIGSGTGISSVLFLDNGHTVYGVEPNDAMRAEAEKYLQGYDRFHSINGTAENTSLPDNSINIILAGQSFHWFAQQEAKQEFRRIARPDAHILLLWNIRDISTDFSAAYERIIARFGRGYEARNRDLAAEDRHTSFFSSSGYCRQTFTHTQLLDYEQLRGRLLSTSFLPSEEDADCAAMLAELAALFNCYEENGKIRFDYTTTLYTAKID
- a CDS encoding cation-translocating P-type ATPase, with translation MNSIQPPLPQGLAGKDIPGLQQQYGKNVFEATSSRGLFFILKDLVREPMFLLLLFASLLYFMLGSITEGTTMLVAMMLVSAVSVYEGARSEKALEALKQYTAPSVSVVRDGILESVATSELVPGDLILLQEGDLIPADGQVIDANDLTVDEAIITGESFPVEKNTTPENNLVLQGTTINAGKCTVRVTTTGSRTVLGKLGKSIDAPQTSRTLLQEQVNNTVRRLAVFGVAAFLLICLVNYIKSHDITGSLLLGLTLAMAAIPEEIPVAFSSFMALGAFYMSRMGIICRRPQTIEYLGSMNVLCLDKTGTITENRMNVAMIYDYNADKLTDLEQEQLQSSRVLYYATLASEHPAFDSMEKAIINAYEQQKDVEYMPAMIHEYPLEGRPLMMTHVYPSPQGALAAAKGGPERIMAVCRLDQATMARLNGMLAAMAEKGYRILGVASAMADREKLPAHQDDFNWKLEGFISLYDPPRQNAAQAIKDLYNAGVDVKLLTGDYPRTAIHIAEKTGLKNSGNYISGEEIMKMEETQLQETLVRTNIFARMFPEAKLRVINALKTMNLITGMTGDGVNDGPALKAAHIGIAMGKKGTEIARLAADMVITDDNLANIPEAVRQGRRINNNLKKAIRYIMSIHIPIILTATAPLLLGWKYPVIFDPIHIIFLELIMGPTCSFFFEKEPVETAAMKKPVRRLSGGLFTTGETLITIVQGLVITVGVLGIYHYFMKTASLEVTRTEVFITLVISNIFLTFANRSFTENILHTIRYSNKLAPLIVAISILFIAAIYFIPVLRGLFGIAGISLSWFLIAMLTAFICVFWFEIYKSILFRRSRP